One Leptolyngbya sp. 'hensonii' DNA segment encodes these proteins:
- a CDS encoding D-alanyl-D-alanine carboxypeptidase, translated as MALWLSVAGGSDSISQDDLAASWNTPTVLLSGTPDLAAQALVNQYLAGLGTRGLPASDQGLWIQSQAGLLAAHQGSTPLSAASLTKVATTLVALHTWGTEYQFETRVSGTGPIENGVLQGDLVIEGSGDPFFVWEEAIALGNALQQLGIRQVTGNLVVIGNFSMNYETSPLKSGQLLKQAINSGLWPGEAATQYQGLPPGTPKPGLVVIGAVKLAKVPLPEQSLLIRHRSLPLIQLLKLMNTYSNNAMAQSLAESLGGAQVVARKAAVIAGFPPREISLINGSGLGPENRISPRAVCAMLVTLDQILRPSLPITKQPTYTIADIFPVMGREQGTLIDRNIPRAAVVKTGTLWNVSALAGVLSTQTYGPIWFVVINGGDNVEGFRKQQDGLLQSLLQQWGMTEQIPVGITPQNSAHQDRYRLGSQTRNERVSKEQSP; from the coding sequence ATGGCTTTGTGGTTAAGTGTTGCAGGGGGTTCGGATTCCATCAGTCAGGATGACCTGGCTGCATCGTGGAATACTCCGACTGTGCTTCTATCCGGTACGCCGGATCTGGCGGCGCAGGCACTGGTGAATCAATATCTGGCTGGTTTGGGCACCAGGGGGCTTCCAGCCTCTGATCAGGGGTTGTGGATTCAGTCGCAAGCAGGTCTATTAGCGGCGCACCAGGGCAGCACCCCCCTTTCGGCAGCCTCCCTCACGAAAGTAGCGACGACTCTAGTCGCTTTGCACACTTGGGGCACGGAATACCAGTTTGAAACTCGGGTCAGTGGGACAGGGCCGATCGAGAATGGGGTGTTGCAAGGGGATCTGGTCATTGAAGGGAGTGGGGATCCGTTTTTTGTCTGGGAGGAGGCCATCGCTCTGGGAAACGCCCTCCAGCAACTGGGGATCAGACAAGTCACGGGCAACCTGGTCGTGATTGGCAATTTCTCCATGAACTATGAAACCAGTCCCCTCAAATCAGGGCAGTTGTTAAAACAGGCGATTAATTCCGGGCTCTGGCCCGGCGAGGCAGCAACTCAATATCAGGGGTTACCTCCAGGCACACCCAAACCAGGACTCGTGGTGATAGGGGCCGTCAAACTCGCAAAAGTTCCTCTGCCAGAACAGTCTTTGCTGATTCGCCATCGATCGCTGCCCCTGATTCAGTTGTTGAAACTGATGAACACCTACAGTAACAATGCCATGGCCCAGTCTCTGGCAGAGTCTTTAGGTGGGGCCCAGGTGGTTGCGCGCAAGGCAGCCGTAATTGCAGGGTTTCCACCCCGGGAAATCAGTCTGATTAATGGGTCGGGATTGGGGCCGGAAAACCGTATTTCTCCTCGGGCTGTCTGTGCAATGCTGGTGACGCTCGATCAGATCTTGCGTCCGTCTCTACCCATTACCAAGCAACCGACCTATACGATCGCAGATATCTTTCCAGTCATGGGGCGGGAACAGGGAACCCTCATAGACCGCAACATCCCGAGGGCTGCTGTCGTCAAGACTGGAACCTTGTGGAATGTCAGTGCTTTGGCAGGGGTTCTATCGACACAGACCTATGGCCCCATCTGGTTTGTCGTGATTAATGGTGGGGACAATGTGGAAGGCTTCCGCAAACAGCAGGATGGGTTGCTGCAAAGTTTACTCCAGCAATGGGGTATGACAGAGCAAATACCGGTGGGGATCACGCCTCAGAACAGTGCGCATCAGGATCGATATCGTCTGGGTTCTCAGACTCGAAATGAACGGGTCTCTAAGGAACAATCTCCGTAA
- a CDS encoding M20 family metallopeptidase, whose amino-acid sequence MLSRIKDLVATLAPRLIEIRRHLHSHPELSGQEHQTAAYVAGVLSSCGLRVQEAVGRVGVVGDLIQEGAHDRLLAIRTDMDALPIQERTSLEFASRRAGVMHACGHDVHTTVGLGTAMVLSQLGKDLPGNVRLLFQPAEEVAQGAGWMVEDGVMDQVGAIFSVHVFPSIPAGSIGIRYGALTAAADDLEMTIIGESGHGARPHEATDAIWIAAQVVTTLQQAISRTQNPLRPVVLTIGQINGGRAPNVIADQVRLQGTVRSLHPDTRTQLPAWIEQIVAGVCQSYGAKYEVNYRRGVPSVQNNLALTQIVEAAAAEAWGHDRVQILLEPSLGAEDFSLYLEHAPGTMFRLGVGYKDRPNYPLHHPQFEVDETAIVTGVVTMAYAAYKYWQQQGSSSSP is encoded by the coding sequence ATGCTCAGTCGTATTAAGGATCTGGTCGCCACCCTGGCTCCCCGCTTGATTGAGATCCGTCGTCATCTCCATAGCCATCCGGAACTGAGCGGTCAGGAGCATCAAACCGCTGCCTACGTTGCCGGAGTTCTGTCTTCCTGTGGATTGCGGGTGCAGGAGGCGGTGGGGCGAGTGGGGGTGGTAGGTGATCTGATTCAGGAGGGAGCCCACGATCGCCTCCTGGCGATTCGAACAGACATGGACGCGCTGCCGATCCAGGAACGAACCAGCCTGGAGTTTGCTTCCCGTCGGGCTGGTGTCATGCATGCCTGTGGCCATGATGTGCATACCACCGTGGGGCTGGGAACCGCCATGGTTCTGTCTCAACTGGGGAAAGATCTGCCAGGGAATGTGCGATTGCTATTCCAGCCTGCGGAGGAGGTGGCCCAGGGAGCTGGTTGGATGGTGGAAGATGGCGTCATGGACCAGGTTGGAGCCATTTTCTCTGTGCATGTGTTCCCGTCCATTCCAGCCGGGTCGATTGGGATCCGCTATGGGGCACTGACAGCGGCTGCCGATGATCTGGAAATGACCATTATTGGGGAATCGGGTCATGGAGCCCGACCCCATGAAGCCACCGATGCGATCTGGATTGCCGCTCAGGTAGTGACGACTCTGCAACAGGCCATCAGTCGCACCCAGAATCCCCTCCGCCCGGTGGTGCTGACAATCGGTCAGATTAATGGGGGGCGGGCTCCCAATGTGATTGCCGACCAGGTGCGCTTACAGGGAACGGTGCGATCGCTCCATCCAGATACCCGAACCCAACTACCAGCCTGGATCGAACAGATTGTGGCTGGGGTCTGTCAATCCTATGGGGCCAAGTACGAGGTTAACTACCGGCGGGGAGTACCCTCGGTTCAGAACAACCTGGCCCTGACCCAGATTGTGGAAGCGGCAGCGGCGGAAGCCTGGGGGCACGATCGGGTGCAGATTCTGCTGGAGCCGTCCCTGGGGGCTGAGGATTTTTCCCTCTACCTGGAGCATGCTCCAGGTACCATGTTCCGCCTGGGGGTGGGTTACAAAGATCGGCCCAATTATCCGTTGCACCATCCCCAGTTTGAGGTAGATGAAACCGCGATCGTCACGGGTGTGGTTACGATGGCCTATGCAGCTTACAAATACTGGCAACAACAGGGTTCATCATCGTCGCCCTAG
- a CDS encoding DUF3352 domain-containing protein, translating to MLHRTALSIAAAFAIAPVWTLISPSRTLAQTSDPQAITDLPENTAAVITINTSGSAWSELNRFQLFSEVRSIIETFFSLAAGESTSLPEEFEVLKEIPDWLGEGKAVVALLPTGGAKDVTLESNFILLVPVKDFQKFDSFLKTAQKDVPNPIERRYKGILLQEWKPEEPPEEPTPPNQTETRRPLLPQLLAVPRFLWQPASSRALLAFQSGVRRDEVKPLPSRSLPSSPNPSLAPSPLPADPAQPPLLEKQPSSEPDEADPDKPPAEGELPEEGLVVARFPGYVVMTNIAAPIERFIDAQEQPSRLTANPLFQKTLNHSQFKPSLLSFYMNFPEVVQFSDFLPPENSADPEYTPIPLPSRDELEKQLQLLTDEYSTVEGFVWVLPQGIRTQSSIYFQKPQPDRASGLTSQQDQILTRIPAITYLTSTGYNLKRQWEKFVKQFEADPELKKSLGEFRKAARQNIGLDLDRDLFAWMDGDYALLLYPARKSVFNEFFPKLNLGTALILTTSQRSVAETTLKRLNEFVRVKSKGEIKTVARKLRGQTVISWDVKDDKKKSQSIFAYTWISQDTLIVALGTGSMADLVPKPLWNLTQDYTFKTATADFPSPNEGYFYINMGASLSWIYSLIPLGLFPGATEVRQVMGTIRSISGSSLTTAEKEQVDGLLVLAPVRPEPRDKPNQ from the coding sequence TTGCTGCACCGTACTGCCCTCTCGATCGCAGCGGCTTTTGCGATCGCCCCAGTCTGGACTCTTATTTCTCCCTCCCGCACGCTGGCTCAGACATCCGATCCTCAGGCCATCACCGATCTACCGGAGAATACGGCGGCAGTCATTACCATTAACACGTCGGGATCAGCCTGGAGTGAGCTGAATCGATTTCAACTCTTTTCAGAGGTGCGATCGATCATAGAAACATTCTTCAGTCTGGCAGCAGGGGAGTCTACTTCTTTGCCAGAAGAGTTTGAGGTTTTAAAGGAGATTCCAGATTGGTTAGGAGAGGGCAAGGCTGTGGTGGCCCTCTTGCCCACCGGAGGAGCCAAAGACGTAACCCTGGAGTCTAATTTCATCTTGTTAGTGCCGGTGAAAGACTTTCAGAAATTTGATAGTTTCCTCAAAACAGCTCAGAAGGATGTTCCTAACCCAATTGAACGTCGCTATAAGGGAATCCTTCTGCAGGAGTGGAAACCAGAGGAGCCTCCAGAGGAGCCCACTCCACCCAACCAAACCGAGACTCGCCGTCCTCTACTGCCCCAACTCTTGGCCGTGCCCCGCTTCCTTTGGCAACCCGCTTCCTCCAGGGCCTTGCTGGCATTTCAGTCTGGAGTTCGGCGTGACGAAGTTAAACCGTTGCCCTCTCGATCGCTCCCAAGTTCCCCCAACCCCTCTCTAGCCCCCTCGCCGCTTCCGGCAGACCCAGCCCAACCACCTCTCTTGGAGAAGCAACCTTCCTCCGAGCCCGATGAGGCTGATCCAGACAAGCCACCGGCAGAGGGGGAACTCCCTGAAGAGGGGTTGGTCGTGGCTCGCTTCCCCGGTTATGTGGTGATGACCAATATTGCGGCTCCGATCGAGCGATTCATTGACGCCCAGGAACAGCCTTCCCGGTTGACGGCCAATCCTCTGTTCCAGAAAACTCTGAATCACTCACAGTTCAAGCCGTCCCTGCTGTCCTTCTACATGAACTTTCCCGAGGTCGTCCAGTTTTCTGATTTTCTTCCCCCTGAAAACTCCGCTGACCCGGAATATACCCCTATTCCCCTGCCCTCCAGAGATGAACTGGAAAAGCAACTTCAGCTTCTAACCGATGAATACAGTACGGTTGAGGGGTTTGTTTGGGTACTGCCCCAGGGAATCCGCACCCAATCCAGCATTTACTTTCAAAAACCTCAACCCGATCGGGCTAGTGGGTTAACATCGCAGCAAGATCAGATTCTGACCCGCATTCCGGCAATTACCTATCTGACCTCCACGGGCTATAACCTGAAACGGCAATGGGAAAAATTTGTCAAGCAGTTCGAGGCGGATCCAGAGCTGAAAAAGAGTCTGGGTGAATTTCGCAAAGCCGCTCGCCAGAACATTGGTCTGGATCTGGATCGGGACCTGTTTGCCTGGATGGATGGGGACTATGCCCTGCTGCTTTATCCGGCTCGGAAAAGTGTGTTCAATGAGTTCTTTCCAAAACTCAACCTGGGTACGGCCCTAATTCTGACAACCAGCCAGCGATCGGTAGCAGAAACGACCCTGAAACGGTTGAACGAGTTCGTCCGAGTGAAATCCAAGGGGGAGATCAAAACTGTGGCCCGGAAGTTGCGGGGGCAGACGGTAATCAGTTGGGACGTGAAAGACGACAAGAAAAAGTCCCAGAGCATCTTCGCCTATACCTGGATTAGCCAGGACACGCTAATTGTGGCCCTGGGCACAGGCTCAATGGCTGATCTGGTCCCCAAACCTTTGTGGAACCTGACCCAGGACTATACCTTCAAAACGGCAACGGCAGATTTTCCTAGCCCCAATGAGGGGTACTTCTATATCAATATGGGGGCTTCCCTGTCCTGGATTTATAGCTTAATTCCGTTGGGACTTTTTCCGGGGGCAACGGAAGTGAGGCAGGTGATGGGGACCATTCGGAGTATCAGTGGTAGCAGTCTCACGACTGCTGAAAAGGAGCAGGTAGATGGTCTGCTAGTTCTGGCCCCAGTCAGGCCCGAACCACGGGACAAACCCAATCAGTAA
- a CDS encoding thylakoid membrane photosystem I accumulation factor — translation MSLSWWKPLFRLTLILVLLLTSLVAGVLPAQAGLHDDHFDGNIFALYAGNGSLVPPRISLAESLKRQKPALLMFYTEDSRDCKEYSGVISQLQAYYGRAANFIPVSSDSLLPDVKYSPQDPGFYYKGRVPQTVLIDQAGQVVLDEKGKIPFERVDDVFRQVFDLLPRSESVELRRRIVNEINTELVQQ, via the coding sequence ATGTCTTTGTCCTGGTGGAAGCCGCTGTTCAGACTGACCCTGATTCTGGTTCTCTTGCTCACCTCTCTCGTTGCCGGTGTTCTTCCCGCTCAGGCCGGGTTACACGATGATCACTTCGATGGCAATATTTTTGCGCTCTACGCCGGAAACGGATCCTTGGTTCCGCCCAGAATTAGCCTGGCAGAGTCTCTGAAGCGCCAAAAGCCAGCCCTGCTCATGTTCTATACCGAAGATAGTCGCGACTGTAAGGAATATTCAGGTGTTATCTCCCAGCTCCAAGCCTATTACGGTCGAGCTGCCAACTTCATCCCCGTTTCGAGTGATTCTCTCCTGCCGGATGTGAAGTACAGTCCCCAGGATCCTGGATTTTATTACAAGGGCCGAGTGCCTCAGACTGTCCTGATCGACCAGGCAGGCCAGGTGGTGCTGGATGAAAAAGGGAAAATTCCCTTCGAACGGGTGGATGATGTTTTCCGCCAGGTGTTCGATTTATTACCCCGCTCTGAATCGGTTGAGTTGCGTCGTCGCATCGTCAACGAAATCAATACGGAACTGGTCCAGCAATAA
- a CDS encoding AAA family ATPase: MADASLPPLIQQMLQPDFYPHPVVEPIELIQTHVSYVFLTGDYAYKLKKPVNFGFLDYSTLEKRQHFCQEELRLNQRGAAELYLDVLPITQTGDQFHLEGTTAPVEYVLKMVQFPQENLLLAVFERNGLTFQQMEELGRRVAQFHAVAETNDYIRTFGEISQIRAAFDENYQQTEIYIGGPQTQAQFDGTREYTDRFFATRQSLFADRMAQHFIRECHGDLHLRNICLWHDQILLFDCIEFNEPFRFVDVMYDVAFTIMDLEARQRPDLGNAFLNTYIEQTGDWEGLQLLPLYLSRQAYVRAKVTSFLLNDPAIPEAVKQEATQAAAHYYHLAWNYTKPREGCLVLMTGLSGSGKSTTARNLARRMNGIHIRSDAVRKHLGGIPLQERGGDDLYTLEMSQKTYGRLLELGVALASQGFPVILDAKYDNQPLRLEVIGEAQVHQIPLHILHCTAPMEVLQERVRQRTGDIADATLEVLAQQSMDVFSEVEQGYVRTIDTTQTVDVIL; the protein is encoded by the coding sequence ATGGCTGATGCTTCCCTGCCACCGCTAATTCAACAGATGTTACAGCCGGATTTTTATCCCCATCCGGTGGTAGAACCGATCGAGCTGATTCAAACCCATGTCTCCTACGTTTTCTTAACTGGAGACTATGCCTACAAGCTGAAAAAGCCCGTCAATTTTGGCTTTCTGGACTACAGCACCCTGGAAAAAAGACAGCACTTTTGCCAGGAAGAACTGCGCCTGAACCAGCGGGGCGCTGCTGAACTCTATCTGGACGTTCTGCCCATTACTCAAACCGGAGACCAGTTTCACCTGGAGGGTACCACCGCCCCCGTAGAGTATGTCCTGAAAATGGTGCAGTTTCCCCAGGAGAATTTGTTGCTGGCTGTCTTCGAACGCAATGGGCTAACCTTCCAGCAGATGGAAGAACTGGGCCGACGAGTGGCCCAATTCCATGCTGTGGCGGAAACCAATGACTACATCCGCACCTTCGGTGAGATTTCCCAGATCCGGGCTGCTTTTGACGAGAATTATCAGCAAACGGAGATCTACATCGGAGGGCCTCAAACCCAGGCTCAGTTTGACGGCACTCGGGAATATACCGATCGTTTCTTTGCGACCCGTCAGTCCCTGTTTGCCGATCGGATGGCCCAGCACTTTATCCGCGAATGCCACGGCGACCTGCACCTCCGTAATATTTGTCTCTGGCACGATCAGATCCTGCTGTTTGATTGCATCGAGTTCAACGAGCCCTTCCGGTTTGTCGATGTCATGTACGATGTCGCCTTTACGATCATGGATCTGGAAGCCAGACAGCGGCCCGATCTGGGCAATGCCTTCCTGAATACCTATATCGAGCAGACCGGGGACTGGGAGGGGTTACAGTTATTGCCGTTGTACCTGAGCCGTCAGGCTTATGTGCGCGCTAAAGTCACGTCCTTTCTGCTGAATGACCCGGCAATTCCGGAGGCTGTTAAGCAGGAAGCCACCCAGGCAGCGGCCCATTACTATCATCTGGCCTGGAACTATACCAAACCTCGTGAGGGCTGTCTGGTACTGATGACGGGTCTTTCCGGTTCGGGCAAATCCACCACGGCCCGGAACCTGGCCCGCCGGATGAATGGCATTCACATTCGATCGGATGCGGTGCGCAAACATTTGGGCGGCATTCCCCTCCAGGAGCGTGGCGGGGACGACCTGTATACCCTGGAAATGAGTCAGAAAACCTATGGGCGCTTGCTCGAATTGGGGGTTGCTCTGGCCAGTCAGGGCTTCCCGGTGATTCTGGATGCCAAGTACGACAACCAGCCCCTGCGGTTGGAGGTGATTGGGGAGGCTCAGGTCCATCAGATTCCCTTGCATATCCTGCACTGTACCGCTCCCATGGAAGTCCTCCAGGAACGGGTTCGGCAGCGCACCGGAGATATTGCTGATGCCACCCTGGAGGTGCTGGCCCAGCAGTCTATGGATGTTTTCTCAGAAGTCGAGCAAGGATATGTCCGCACGATTGACACCACTCAGACTGTGGATGTCATCCTGTAG
- a CDS encoding DMT family transporter encodes MSQTGNQPNNFGSHSVNEEARIVESTLKGMTRELKTLQQNVLLQLNQDINRLQAEKNRLVDEVEHLRSEQQKLQAQQAQSLSRRDAAQQQLWAKQLAQVLAIHLQELLKQRLDEMAQSYRHANGGSPPSLQPSSSTNGYSDNAYKLLASLDATFSSTFRTLQQELNSYQSSLSEQLNQMHSMEQQGTTILEALVARLREQLEAETRRLQSEMVYRTNGYGQLTTGERVERPSSSWGSTSSLPSQTSFSPPSVVPSPPSSRPAPPRTEAKPKPMSQINLGVIMILLSTLALSVHNVVVQILGSNNQLLGLIAMGGYIKPSLGNSLMTLWVRMLVVVPLMIVIAGVLYPPVWKDIKRFLLMRDRRPLFIVAGSGAFLFLSQVLIYIAIPILGPGVAVTILFMYPILTVPLAWVFFGDRPTLLRLGVMAMITAGVVLAALPKIQRGGAPALQALYGLGLWTAIISGVAFALYLIFMQMGFKKLHPVPVSLVQFTTIFILTSLSLMVDLPSDLKPHVLDLPGFLVSCLVLGVLTLAGYLLNNFGVRYMGAGPASIIASSGPALTAILAFLLLPNSINNRIWPIQIIGIILVTLGVTALSFERMKNQAKPAK; translated from the coding sequence ATGTCGCAGACAGGCAATCAACCCAACAATTTTGGAAGTCATTCTGTCAATGAGGAGGCTCGAATCGTAGAGAGCACCCTCAAGGGGATGACCCGTGAATTAAAGACGCTGCAGCAAAATGTTTTGTTGCAACTCAATCAAGATATCAACCGACTTCAAGCTGAAAAAAATCGTCTGGTTGATGAAGTTGAGCATCTGAGATCTGAACAACAAAAATTACAGGCGCAACAGGCTCAATCCCTCTCGCGCCGAGATGCAGCTCAGCAACAACTTTGGGCCAAACAACTGGCTCAGGTGCTGGCGATTCATCTACAGGAATTGCTGAAGCAACGCTTGGATGAGATGGCCCAATCCTATCGGCACGCTAATGGGGGTTCCCCGCCCAGCCTTCAGCCTTCTTCCTCCACCAATGGCTATAGCGATAATGCGTATAAGCTGCTGGCTTCCCTGGATGCCACCTTCAGCTCAACTTTTAGAACTCTGCAGCAGGAGCTGAATAGCTATCAGAGTTCTCTGTCAGAACAGTTGAACCAGATGCACAGTATGGAGCAGCAAGGGACAACTATTCTGGAAGCCCTGGTGGCCCGTCTGCGAGAGCAACTCGAAGCTGAAACCCGCAGACTACAGTCCGAAATGGTCTACCGCACCAATGGTTACGGGCAACTCACGACCGGAGAGAGAGTTGAGAGGCCGTCCTCTAGTTGGGGATCAACATCATCCCTACCATCCCAAACCTCTTTTTCCCCTCCTTCTGTTGTCCCATCCCCTCCGTCCTCCAGACCCGCTCCTCCCCGGACGGAAGCCAAACCGAAGCCGATGTCCCAGATCAACCTGGGGGTCATCATGATATTGCTGTCCACCCTGGCGTTGTCCGTGCACAATGTGGTGGTTCAGATTCTCGGTAGTAATAATCAGTTGTTGGGCCTGATTGCAATGGGGGGGTATATCAAACCCAGCCTGGGCAATTCTCTTATGACCCTCTGGGTGCGAATGTTGGTGGTGGTCCCCCTGATGATTGTCATTGCTGGGGTGCTTTATCCACCGGTCTGGAAAGACATCAAGCGATTCTTATTAATGCGCGATCGTCGCCCTCTGTTTATTGTGGCTGGGAGTGGTGCTTTCTTGTTTCTCTCCCAGGTGCTGATTTATATCGCGATTCCTATTCTGGGGCCAGGAGTGGCTGTGACCATTCTGTTCATGTATCCCATTTTAACCGTCCCTCTGGCCTGGGTTTTCTTTGGCGATCGACCGACCCTGCTCCGGCTCGGGGTGATGGCGATGATCACAGCGGGTGTGGTTCTGGCTGCCCTACCCAAGATTCAAAGGGGAGGGGCTCCCGCGCTGCAGGCGCTGTATGGGCTGGGATTGTGGACTGCAATCATCTCTGGAGTGGCCTTTGCCCTCTACTTGATTTTCATGCAGATGGGCTTTAAGAAGTTGCATCCGGTCCCGGTTAGTTTAGTTCAATTTACAACCATCTTCATCCTGACCAGTCTCAGCCTGATGGTAGATTTACCCTCTGATCTGAAACCCCATGTGCTGGATCTACCTGGTTTTCTGGTCAGTTGCTTGGTTCTGGGTGTCCTGACTCTGGCCGGATACCTGCTGAATAATTTCGGAGTCCGTTATATGGGAGCTGGACCTGCTTCCATCATTGCCTCCAGTGGTCCAGCCCTGACTGCCATCCTGGCTTTTCTGCTGCTGCCCAATAGTATTAATAATCGGATCTGGCCGATCCAGATTATTGGGATTATCCTGGTCACGTTGGGAGTCACAGCCTTGAGTTTTGAGCGCATGAAAAACCAGGCGAAACCGGCTAAATAA
- a CDS encoding carbonic anhydrase yields MKLYLQAEWSYAEPAKSFKEAIASGSKAQYSQPEIPFHPSSMKKLLKGLHEFQTQHFSRYRDLFEQLAEGQTPRILFITCSDSRIDPNLITQAEVGDLFVIRNAGNIIPPFGSANGGEGAAIEYAIHALGIEQVIVCGHSHCGAMKGLLKLDTLSASMPLVYEWLQHAEATRRLIQENYGDYVGEELLDATIAENVLTQIENLRTYPVIRAKLHRGEIFLHGWVYRFETGEILAYDAARQDFVAPYSQLATTSGLGYVLPKPEKLSRSWISPEQADRIYRGSQA; encoded by the coding sequence GTGAAGTTGTATCTCCAGGCCGAGTGGAGTTATGCAGAACCTGCTAAGTCTTTCAAAGAAGCCATTGCATCGGGGTCCAAGGCCCAGTATTCTCAACCAGAGATACCTTTCCATCCCAGTTCCATGAAAAAACTCCTCAAAGGTCTCCACGAATTTCAGACCCAGCACTTCAGCCGCTATCGAGACCTGTTTGAACAACTGGCCGAGGGCCAGACCCCCAGAATTTTGTTCATTACCTGTTCCGATTCTCGGATTGATCCCAATCTGATCACCCAGGCTGAAGTTGGAGACCTGTTCGTGATTCGCAATGCGGGCAATATTATTCCACCTTTTGGCTCGGCTAATGGGGGGGAAGGTGCTGCGATCGAATATGCCATCCATGCCCTGGGGATTGAACAGGTGATTGTTTGTGGGCATTCCCATTGCGGGGCCATGAAGGGGTTGTTAAAACTGGATACCCTCTCAGCCTCCATGCCGTTGGTTTATGAATGGCTCCAGCATGCTGAGGCTACCCGACGCCTGATTCAAGAAAACTATGGGGATTATGTCGGAGAAGAATTGCTGGATGCCACGATCGCTGAAAACGTCTTGACCCAAATTGAGAACCTCCGCACTTATCCGGTCATTCGCGCCAAACTGCATCGGGGAGAGATCTTCCTCCACGGTTGGGTGTATCGGTTTGAAACCGGAGAAATCCTGGCCTATGATGCCGCCCGTCAGGATTTTGTCGCTCCCTACAGCCAGCTTGCTACAACCTCTGGTCTGGGTTATGTCCTGCCCAAGCCTGAAAAGCTGTCCCGCTCCTGGATTTCACCTGAGCAGGCCGATCGGATTTATCGCGGGTCTCAAGCTTGA
- a CDS encoding response regulator, with amino-acid sequence MLPKILIVDDSRMVRMQVKELLPQNKFEFTEAADGVEGFSLICQEHPNLVLLDFFMPRMNGWEVLQKVRALPELHSIPIVVMTGRKEEVLQKVPDLFDYYACIEKPFEQKTLVESVRSAMAKVKARQAPPTAAPPTATPTAPPTATPTSQPPISSDLPEQVKLLQAQVDALTTSNVKLQAEVSELKKQVNQIVGFIRQKMQ; translated from the coding sequence GTGCTACCTAAGATTCTGATTGTAGATGACAGCCGCATGGTGCGGATGCAGGTTAAAGAACTCCTGCCTCAGAACAAGTTTGAGTTTACTGAGGCCGCAGATGGTGTTGAGGGGTTCAGTTTGATCTGTCAGGAGCACCCGAATCTTGTGCTGCTGGACTTTTTTATGCCGCGAATGAATGGCTGGGAAGTCTTACAGAAGGTCCGTGCCCTTCCGGAATTGCACAGTATCCCGATCGTTGTGATGACTGGGCGCAAAGAAGAAGTTTTACAGAAGGTACCCGATCTATTTGACTACTATGCCTGTATCGAGAAACCCTTTGAGCAGAAGACGCTGGTAGAATCTGTGCGATCGGCGATGGCGAAGGTAAAAGCCAGACAGGCTCCACCGACTGCCGCTCCACCAACGGCAACCCCAACCGCTCCACCAACGGCAACCCCAACGTCCCAACCCCCTATCTCATCAGATCTGCCAGAGCAGGTCAAACTCCTGCAGGCTCAGGTAGACGCCCTCACGACCTCCAATGTCAAACTGCAGGCAGAAGTGAGCGAACTGAAGAAACAGGTGAACCAGATCGTCGGATTTATCCGGCAGAAAATGCAATAG
- a CDS encoding protein kinase, translating into MSDQVVAGRFQLRQQLKKREGQRTLLAYDQWTQEFVILKFRLFVPDLPEETLARLERDSEILKTLYHPSIPAYLDYFTIDLPPARAFVIVQEQAEGKSLREHLATGRLFTELQARQIARAILDILAYLHGLPTPVIHRNIKPSNILVGDWAEEIACPAGVFQQMSPLYLIDFGALQAPIMPEDTSSTIMNSYDYMPPEQFAGRAVMASDLYALGITLIDLVTQVRISELPRKGQRILFEQVVTTLSPGFTDWLKRMTEPDLPFRFPNVQIALNTLEKLP; encoded by the coding sequence ATGTCGGATCAGGTAGTCGCAGGCCGATTTCAGTTACGCCAGCAGTTAAAAAAACGAGAGGGTCAGCGTACCCTCCTGGCCTATGACCAATGGACCCAGGAATTTGTCATTCTCAAGTTCCGCTTGTTTGTTCCTGATCTGCCCGAGGAGACTCTGGCTCGTCTGGAACGAGATTCAGAAATTCTGAAGACGCTCTATCATCCGTCTATTCCCGCTTATCTAGATTATTTTACGATCGACCTCCCGCCAGCCAGGGCATTTGTGATTGTGCAAGAGCAGGCTGAAGGGAAATCCCTACGGGAACATCTGGCTACGGGACGCCTGTTTACCGAACTCCAAGCACGCCAAATTGCCAGGGCCATCCTGGATATTCTGGCCTATTTGCATGGCCTGCCAACCCCGGTTATTCACCGCAACATCAAGCCCAGTAATATCCTGGTGGGGGATTGGGCCGAGGAAATTGCCTGCCCTGCTGGTGTGTTCCAACAGATGAGCCCGCTCTACCTGATTGACTTTGGGGCACTTCAGGCTCCTATCATGCCAGAGGATACCAGTTCCACCATCATGAACAGCTATGATTACATGCCTCCAGAACAATTTGCTGGCCGGGCTGTGATGGCTTCTGACCTGTATGCCCTGGGGATCACGCTCATTGATCTGGTCACCCAGGTCAGAATTTCGGAACTTCCCCGGAAAGGGCAGCGAATTTTGTTTGAACAGGTGGTGACCACCCTCAGCCCTGGCTTTACTGATTGGCTAAAACGCATGACCGAACCCGATCTGCCCTTCCGTTTTCCGAATGTTCAGATCGCCCTGAATACGCTAGAAAAATTACCGTAA